aataatattgtgATTATTAGGAATGGTTAAGCACAACAACGTGATCCCCAACGTCCATCTGCGCAAGCACTGGCAGCGCAACGTCCGCGTCTGGCTCAACCAGGCCGGTCGCAAGCACAGAAGACTCGAAGCTCGCAGAGCCAGAGCCGCCGCCATCGCTCCCCGCCCCCTCGACACCCTCCGACCCTCAGTCCGCTGCCAGACCATCCGCTACAACCACAGACCCAGACTCGGAAAGGGATTCACCCTCGCAGAAATCAAGTCCGTCGGTCTCGGACTCCAGTTCGCCCGCTCCGTCGGCATCGCCATTGACCACCGTCGCAAGAACCGCAGTCAAGAAGGATTCGAAGCCAACAAGGCCAGACT
This DNA window, taken from Nymphaea colorata isolate Beijing-Zhang1983 unplaced genomic scaffold, ASM883128v2 scaffold0535, whole genome shotgun sequence, encodes the following:
- the LOC116245147 gene encoding uncharacterized protein LOC116245147, with protein sequence MVKHNNVIPNVHLRKHWQRNVRVWLNQAGRKHRRLEARRARAAAIAPRPLDTLRPSVRCQTIRYNHRPRLGKGFTLAEIKSVGLGLQFARSVGIAIDHRRKNRSQEGFEANKARLTNYLSKLVLYPRHESHLVTKAKTGIVNDTPKVRFPFTQDQQTVATAPVVNVLPTLVKRVRSVSKLQLESLRKSSAYRSIRQEWNNQRNEGKRQKKAREAAEKNN